The region CTCTTATAAagattaatttatgtattcaactgatattttatttatgtgttaGAAGCTTAAACTAGCACCTATGCTGTAATTATATGTTAACTTACAAAATAGTTTTGGCAGAAATCCTCCTTTAATTGATATACATCTAAATGACTTGTACGGTCTGCGATTAAATCTCGTGTAAAGGTAAAACCTTAAGCGATCTAGAAAGGTTGGTGGACGGTCAAGATTTGATAACAACCAATCTTGATCGTTTACTTTATCTTCAAAATctttcatattttataaactacTTTCTTTCATAATTGAATCATTTAAGTTTGAAATAGGTTTAATCTGTATTGATTTAATCTCCATTTCAtgtataatacaaaaactTTCATATTTCAGGAGATTCTTCAGTGCCGGTGAATTCAAAAATTAAGATTTgttgatttttaaataattctGCAAAtatagtttaattttacatgAAAAAACAGCCAATGCCGTAAGGTATGAAAATTATGGCTCACTGACAAACCTAAAAGGTATTTGCAAGATAAATTCAACTATACtacaaaaacaattaaatttaatataattaaattacaattaaataattaatagtaaaaaagAAAGCATTCTGAGTTATTTCTGGCAATGATTAGATCAACACCACAGTAATAAAGAAAacagtaaaaattaatacacatttacaaaataaaataaaaataggtGAAAATATTATCAAGGTGAGGTGTACATATAGTTATATAAGattacattattatttaaatgtttaaatgaCCACCGACGAACACatgttgaaattaaatatattttccatttgtaactttatttttattgaaCAAAAATGGTTATTAATaacttaaaaaataattgatatagattttaaactttttgCCCAAATTATTCCAATATTCATAAATGGAATCTTCTataattacataatttattgtatatattaagtATAAACTTTTTGAAATGATTTCAATCAATAAtagatatgtatatttctaacaaaaattaactaGCGTtatgtaataaaatgatgtgtTAATATTCATTGCCCGCTTACACAACAATGTTATATGCCGAATTAGGAATATTAGATGATATACGTAATATGTACCATAGAATGCCGATATTGgcaaaatattattttaaaaaaattggtAAAAGATACAAAATCTTCATACTTTAGTCAAAGATGAGAGGTATCTTTTTTAGAATcctgtacaatataatttCTCTAAGTATAGCTGTAACAGTAGTTTGTAACTCGTTTTTAATTCAAAAATCGTATTCAAaagtatttataaataagatCGTGAACTCAAAAGACTcaaataacaatgtttgtaaaaatgtgtataatactGTAACATCAAATAACTCTTTCAATCCAATTAATTCCACTTATGACGATGTTACTACGGATGACGCCAACACTGTTGCTGCTGAAAATGGTAGTATTGGATTTAATGGTAAAGATATTGGAGTGGCAGAAAGAGAGTTTAAGGATGACCTATTCCAGGACAATTTGGAGTACCACAAACTAAACGACTACATGGGCTCATGTTTTCTACAATATGCATTGAGTATAATTTTAGGTCGCGCCCTGCCAGACGCAAGAGATGGCCTAAAGGTAGTACATCGGAGAATTTTATGGGCAATGCACGTAAGTGACAAGTAGATAAAAATTGCATAATCTCTAAGAGAAATAAGGCATAGATAGCTGTAATATGTTGATTCGACTGATGAATAAATGATGTAGATGTTGAAACTGGGACCGAGTGGCCAGTTTAGGAAGTGCGCAAAAGTAGTAGGAGACGTGTTAGGAAACTACCACCCTCATAGCGACAAGAGCGTCTACGACGCACTGTGTAGACTAAGCCAAGACTTTGTAATGAAAATGCCCCTGATAGATGGCCACGGAAACTTTGGGTCAAGTGACGACCCACCGGCAGCAATGCGTTACACAGAGTGCCGACTAACTCCATTTTCGTAGGACCTTAGATAGAATAGACAGTTATAATAGAAAAGGTGTAGTTAAATGTCccttaaatgtgtaataatgGTGACGGTTAGGAAGTCGCTGCTATTGGATGACATTAATTTGAACACAGTTGACCTAGTCCCAAATTTTGATAACACACACGTAAGTAAATTGTTAATATAGTGTGTGTTGGTAGATATGTGTACAGTTAAATAGTAAAGTATTTTAGCAGAGAAACTCATTGTTAACAACAGGTTGAACCTCTGGTACTGCCCTGCAGAATACCGAACTTGTTAATAAACGGGAGCTCAGGAATAGCAGTAGGGCTGGCAACCAACATCCCACCCCATAACCCGACGGAAATAATAAGGGCAGCGATGCACCTATCCGAGTATTATTCATATAAAGATACTAGTAGTTATGTCGTATGCTAGTTATAAAGACGTATTGAGCTGTTTATCGGCATATGTGAATATAGTAAGCCATAAAGGCGTGATTCTATAGCACTAAACAGTAAACATAGGAACAACGGAGTACTGGAAAATGAGGATGAATTGCTCGAATACGTACAGGGCCCGGATTTCCCAACAGGAGGAACTATAAAAACGAGCACCGAGaactttaaaaaaatatataaaacggGAAGAGGGACCTTATTGCTGCAATCAAAGTTCACGTACGAAGAGAAAGTTAGGAAGAACAACAGGTTGTTTATTAGGCATATATAGATGCATAGTAATAGTGTTGCCTTTTGGTAAATTCAACGTCatataatgttaatttagaGAGTCCGTAAGTGCTTACGACGACTACAATGAAATCAAGTTTAACATTGGGTCTAGGATATCAATAGTAGTGACAGAGATACCatataacattaaaatagtaagCGCGTAGCTAATTAGTTATGCTGGTACATATCAATGGAGTCATAAGCATGTGgtaataaacaaatgtaGAGTGACGTTATCGCaaacataaataagaatGTGAGGAACAATAACATAGTTGGAATAAGCGACATCAGAGACGAAAGTGATAGGAACGGAACGAGGCTGGTGATAGAgttgaaaaaacaaatcaGCTCAACAATAGAAATCGCagaaataatagataaattgaataatttGACAGAGCTGTCGCACTACTTTAAGTGTAATTTCATAGCACTGGATAAGAATGGAACGAAGCCAGTGAGGTTTAATCTGTACAACGCACTGTCAATATGGCTGGAATTTAGAATATCAgtgctgaagaggaagtttaACTACCTGTTGAAGCAAACGAAGTACCATTTGAATGTAACAAACGGATACTTGATAATCATTCGAAACCTGCAGCCAATAATAGAGCTGATAAAGAAGTATTCAACACAAGCCAACATCAGTGGTGAAAGTGGCAGTGGTAACGATGATGATAGGGAAGTTGAAAGGGAGTTGTATACGAAGTTGAATGAGTCATACGGACTAAACGATGTGCAGATAAAGTATGCAATGAAGATGACGCTGAGGCAGTTGAGTAAGTTGAATGAAGAAACACTAAAgttgaaaaaggaaaagctGGAAGGAGAAATAGAAGAGTACAAGAAGTTAATATCAGACGATAAGTTAATTTACAAGGAAATAACAAGCGATTTGAAGCAGATACTGGAAAACACGAAACTGAATGAAAGAACAACGAAAGTGGAAATGACAGATAGTATAGTGCGTGAGAAGAGCATCCCAATGGTTAACGCAATGGGAAGCAACCGTAGTGATAGTGGCTACGTTGAAGGTGTTAGTGCTGATGCTGCTACCGCTGTTAGTAGTGCAAGTGGCACTGATGGCAGCAATGCAGACATTGATTCAACCGGCCTCAACTATTTTGCCACTGGAGCTAACATTACCAGTAACATTGCCACTAATGCAGGTGTCACCAGCAATACAGCTGCCGTTACCAACAACCATGTCGACGGTATTCCTAGAGGCAGTAACACCACTGTCAGTAAAGTGAACGATGATGAAATAGACAGTTTGCTAATATATAACGGAAAGGGGTACGTGGGGAAAATAAAGCTGGACAACAGGTTCTATAAGtctaataaaaacaaagcAATAAGGTCTAAGCTGCTATTCACGCCTAACACAAGCATCATAAACACAATCCCCACCAAGGGCAAAGAAAGTGCCGGAAAAGATGGGGAGGAAGTGGTGAAAAACGACAGTGGTGTTGTTGGAACGAGCAATACTGGCGGTGATGGTGCTGTTACTGCTAATGTTGGTCTCGAGAATGACAAGGAGAGTGCGGGTGAGGCAAAGGCTGAGGGAGTGAGCTATTGCGGcagta is a window of Theileria orientalis strain Shintoku DNA, chromosome 2, complete genome DNA encoding:
- a CDS encoding uncharacterized protein (DNA topoisomerase, type IIA, subunit A or C-terminal domain containing protein); this translates as MRGIFFRILYNIISLSIAVTVVCNSFLIQKSYSKVFINKIVNSKDSNNNVCKNVYNTVTSNNSFNPINSTYDDVTTDDANTVAAENGSIGFNGKDIGVAEREFKDDLFQDNLEYHKLNDYMGSCFLQYALSIILGRALPDARDGLKVVHRRILWAMHMLKLGPSGQFRKCAKVVGDVLGNYHPHSDKSVYDALCRLSQDFVMKMPLIDGHGNFGSSDDPPAAMRYTECRLTPFSKSLLLDDINLNTVDLVPNFDNTHVEPLVLPCRIPNLLINGSSGIAVGLATNIPPHNPTEIIRAAMHLSENNGVLENEDELLEYVQGPDFPTGGTIKTSTENFKKIYKTGRGTLLLQSKFTYEEKVRKNNRESVSAYDDYNEIKFNIGSRISIVVTEIPYNIKISDVIANINKNVRNNNIVGISDIRDESDRNGTRLVIELKKQISSTIEIAEIIDKLNNLTELSHYFKCNFIALDKNGTKPVRFNLYNALSIWLEFRISVLKRKFNYLLKQTKYHLNVTNGYLIIIRNLQPIIELIKKEVERELYTKLNESYGLNDVQIKYAMKMTLRQLSKLNEETLKLKKEKLEGEIEEYKKLISDDKLIYKEITSDLKQILENTKLNERTTKVEMTDSIVREKSIPMVNAMGSNRSDSGYVEGVSADAATAVSSASGTDGSNADIDSTGLNYFATGANITSNIATNAGVTSNTAAVTNNHVDGIPRGSNTTVSKVNDDEIDSLLIYNGKGYVGKIKLDNRFYKSNKNKAIRSKLLFTPNTSIINTIPTKGKESAGKDGEEVVKNDSGVVGTSNTGGDGAVTANVGLENDKESAGEAKAEGVSYCGSNNNNNLIVVTESKIYNISNSKLKLCKKGYNMFKYLKINPHDQKLLYLTNYKPPLKDILMLGFNDGVVSIYNSPDVKINNSAVRLKLKLKKMKDNIIKFFLSTSPQDLVDKHLFLCTKMGNCIKVNVKDIVDRLLREKRKRKNVKLVRLREKDEVSSFCLTGDDQQILILTNLGTPLLRCISKCKLINSSDIKLQKTKGKGYKILRQPRASRNNEVERIVSCLSVESSDPKRSILLISRGGVLCKKQLSVGASPKHHKTKKFWSNIPANDELSYSKLL